In one Streptomyces marincola genomic region, the following are encoded:
- a CDS encoding helix-turn-helix domain-containing protein, producing the protein MIHPTDSVERIAARSGLSAEEVADAEARLFALGLLRPSPGGGRVAISPESAADALLAPLEQDILQRRIAMATTRARLHSLSGDYLEARSMRSAKTIIEVVEGIDNIRAVIDDLARTCVKSIDALTASRPTEEAIRASTPLDLEQLERGVRTRRVFQHAARKHWTSMQFLETLAGAGAEVRTASALPSHLLIYDRSCAVLPLDPQQTAAGVALVRDPAVLNFLQQLFEHYWDRALDFAESEQRSGAEPTGVDRDVLLMMAAGKKDEAIAHQLGMSPRSVSRIVARLMDRLGAESRFQAGARAALNGWLS; encoded by the coding sequence GTGATCCACCCCACGGATTCCGTGGAACGGATAGCGGCCAGGTCCGGCCTCAGCGCCGAGGAGGTGGCCGACGCCGAGGCGCGCCTCTTCGCCCTCGGCCTGCTCCGGCCCTCGCCGGGCGGCGGGCGGGTCGCCATCAGCCCGGAGAGCGCGGCGGACGCGCTCCTCGCTCCGCTTGAGCAGGACATCCTGCAACGGCGCATCGCCATGGCCACGACACGCGCCCGCCTCCACTCGCTTTCCGGGGACTACCTGGAGGCGCGCAGTATGCGTTCGGCGAAGACCATCATCGAAGTCGTCGAAGGCATCGACAACATCAGGGCCGTCATCGACGACCTGGCCCGCACCTGTGTGAAATCCATCGACGCGCTGACCGCGAGCCGCCCCACCGAGGAGGCGATCCGCGCCTCGACCCCGCTGGATCTGGAGCAGTTGGAACGCGGGGTGCGCACTCGCCGCGTGTTCCAGCACGCGGCGCGCAAGCACTGGACGAGCATGCAGTTCCTCGAAACGCTCGCGGGCGCGGGCGCCGAGGTGCGTACCGCCAGCGCGCTGCCCTCGCACCTGCTGATCTACGACCGCAGTTGCGCGGTGCTGCCGCTCGATCCGCAGCAGACGGCCGCGGGCGTGGCCCTGGTCCGCGACCCGGCCGTGCTCAACTTCCTCCAGCAGCTGTTCGAGCACTACTGGGATCGCGCCCTGGACTTCGCCGAGTCGGAGCAGCGGTCGGGCGCCGAGCCGACGGGGGTCGACCGCGACGTGCTGCTGATGATGGCCGCGGGCAAGAAGGACGAGGCCATCGCGCACCAACTGGGCATGTCGCCGCGGTCGGTGAGCCGCATCGTGGCCCGGCTGATGGACCGGCTCGGCGCCGAGAGCAGATTCCAGGCGGGCGCGCGGGCGGCCCTGAACGGCTGGCTCTCCTGA
- a CDS encoding helix-turn-helix domain-containing protein: MADGSAGGNRARPGAGHPAGEANGEGGGAIGGEANGVAGAAFDRAPAPAFDGPPGSGPAVGGARQDGGAVGTAPTAAWEDEDLDPATLRVYQLRVTHPTDSAEQLAARAALTAAEVARAEDRLSHLGLLQPSPGGGWVAVSPESAAESLLAPLEQEVFEQRIAMAATREQLLALSGDYVEARSLRSARSSIEVVEGIDNIRAVIDDLARTCAESLDALVPGGGQSDTAIRAATPLDLELLARGIRVRSLFQHSARRHRGTVQYVRTIQAAGARVRSAGVLPSRMQIYDRACAVLPLDPARSAAGAALIRDPGVLTFLCRIFDHTWAEGSEFTEEEGTGPGEPPAGLEREVLLLLAGGLTNDDIAARLGISQRSVSRVAAQLMTRLGAANRFQAGVLAARNGWLT; this comes from the coding sequence GTGGCGGACGGCAGCGCGGGAGGGAACCGGGCCCGGCCCGGGGCCGGACACCCGGCCGGCGAGGCGAACGGCGAGGGCGGCGGTGCGATCGGCGGGGAGGCCAACGGCGTGGCCGGCGCGGCGTTCGACCGGGCGCCGGCCCCGGCGTTCGACGGCCCGCCGGGCAGCGGCCCGGCGGTCGGCGGCGCGCGGCAGGACGGCGGGGCGGTCGGCACCGCGCCGACGGCGGCGTGGGAGGACGAGGACCTCGATCCGGCGACGCTGCGCGTCTACCAACTGCGGGTGACGCATCCGACCGACAGTGCCGAGCAGTTGGCGGCGCGCGCCGCGCTCACCGCGGCGGAGGTGGCGCGCGCCGAGGACCGGCTCTCCCACCTCGGCCTGCTCCAGCCCTCGCCGGGCGGCGGCTGGGTGGCGGTCTCCCCGGAGAGCGCGGCCGAGTCGCTGCTCGCCCCGCTGGAGCAGGAGGTGTTCGAGCAGCGCATCGCGATGGCGGCCACCCGCGAGCAACTGCTGGCCCTGTCGGGCGACTACGTGGAGGCGCGCAGCCTGCGTTCGGCGCGCAGCAGCATCGAAGTCGTCGAGGGCATCGACAACATCAGGGCCGTCATCGACGACCTGGCCCGCACCTGCGCCGAGTCGCTGGACGCGCTGGTGCCGGGCGGCGGGCAGTCGGACACGGCGATCAGGGCCGCGACGCCGCTCGATCTGGAACTGCTGGCCCGCGGCATCCGCGTCAGGTCGCTGTTCCAGCACAGCGCGCGGCGGCACCGGGGCACCGTGCAGTACGTGCGCACCATCCAGGCCGCGGGAGCACGGGTGCGCAGCGCGGGGGTGCTGCCCTCCCGGATGCAGATCTACGACCGCGCGTGCGCCGTACTGCCGCTCGACCCGGCGCGCTCGGCGGCCGGGGCCGCGCTCATCCGCGACCCAGGCGTGCTGACGTTCCTGTGCCGGATCTTCGACCACACATGGGCGGAGGGCAGCGAGTTCACCGAGGAGGAGGGCACGGGCCCGGGGGAACCCCCGGCCGGTCTCGAACGCGAGGTGCTGCTCCTGCTCGCGGGCGGCCTGACGAACGACGACATCGCCGCCCGCCTCGGGATCTCGCAGCGCTCCGTGAGCCGCGTCGCGGCCCAGCTCATGACCCGGCTCGGGGCGGCCAACCGGTTCCAGGCCGGCGTGCTCGCCGCCCGCAACGGCTGGCTCACCTGA
- a CDS encoding LysR family transcriptional regulator: MPHDTDPRLLRAFVAVAEELHFTRAAARLLVAQQALSRDIKRLEREWRTPLFTRDTRHVALTAEARRLLPAVRRVLAAHDELAGEVDRDEARPLVVDVAARVATGHRVLVAAREAAPRLEFVARFHSGLARAAAEIEAGVLDVSFGRVAGLAPALRAGLDHHLVRWERLAVLLPDAHPLAALPRVPLAALAGSTLYAAAGNEETTEWTDYAHRLFEGRDIRVAPPFPKIEGEAEFNRVVVKQGWTVLASEEFVGVPGMTLRPLVDPVPLSPVAMVWRRGLRHPGLAALIAAARELAAARGWLRRPDGYWMPEADMRLHG, from the coding sequence GTGCCGCACGACACCGACCCGCGGCTGCTGCGCGCGTTCGTGGCGGTCGCGGAAGAACTGCACTTCACCCGGGCCGCCGCCCGGCTCCTGGTCGCGCAGCAGGCCCTGAGCCGGGACATCAAGCGGCTGGAACGGGAGTGGCGCACGCCGCTGTTCACGCGCGACACCCGGCACGTGGCCCTCACCGCCGAGGCCCGCCGGCTGCTGCCCGCGGTCCGCCGCGTGCTTGCCGCCCACGACGAGCTGGCGGGCGAGGTGGACAGGGACGAGGCCCGCCCGCTGGTCGTCGACGTCGCCGCCCGGGTCGCGACGGGGCACCGGGTGCTGGTCGCGGCACGGGAGGCCGCGCCGCGGCTCGAATTCGTCGCGCGGTTCCACAGCGGCCTGGCCCGCGCCGCGGCCGAGATCGAAGCCGGCGTGCTCGACGTGTCGTTCGGCCGCGTCGCGGGGCTCGCGCCCGCGCTGCGCGCCGGGCTCGACCACCACCTCGTGCGCTGGGAGCGCCTGGCCGTGCTCCTGCCCGACGCGCACCCGCTGGCCGCGCTGCCGCGGGTGCCCCTGGCCGCGCTCGCCGGCAGCACTCTGTACGCGGCGGCGGGCAACGAGGAGACCACGGAGTGGACGGACTACGCGCACCGCCTGTTCGAGGGGAGGGACATCCGGGTGGCGCCGCCGTTCCCGAAGATCGAGGGCGAGGCGGAGTTCAACCGGGTCGTGGTCAAGCAGGGGTGGACGGTGCTGGCGAGCGAGGAGTTCGTCGGCGTGCCGGGCATGACGCTGCGCCCGCTCGTCGACCCGGTGCCGCTGTCACCCGTCGCCATGGTGTGGCGCCGCGGACTGCGCCACCCGGGGCTCGCGGCCCTGATCGCCGCGGCACGCGAACTGGCGGCGGCGCGAGGCTGGTTGCGGCGGCCCGACGGGTACTGGATGCCGGAGGCCGATATGCGTCTGCACGGCTGA
- a CDS encoding MFS transporter encodes MPHPTDSAPPRLLLTVTGGQLVAAAPADPAAAPAPPARGVPRARPSRDGRAAGRLAPYARLFATPGTRAFVLPGLLARLPAGMFGVAAVIMLTAHRDSYALAGAVVATGLVASTVCAPLIARLVDRYGQARVAVPAAAVTATGHLGLIACVTLDAPVWGWFCAQLLTAAQPNLGAMSRARWAHLHRGTAAEAVEARHTANALEQAMDELCFMGGPMLAAVLCTALFPEAGTLTAALLMLGGTLAFAARRETEPPAVRRAAPGPPPLRTRGIPPLLVTFLCVGSLFGAMEVVTVAFADERGQQAWAGAVLAAQAAGSAVAGLLFGLLRPRGDARARFTRCVAAMAVLMSLLPLAARAESLAVLAPVLLIAGMATAPTMVTGMTLIQRVTPAERLNEGMTLAVAALLGGIAVGSASGGALVDAHGAVAAYLLPMSAACLAASVAAVTRGRATAR; translated from the coding sequence ATGCCGCATCCGACCGACTCCGCGCCGCCGCGCCTGCTGCTGACCGTCACCGGCGGGCAGTTGGTGGCCGCCGCACCCGCCGACCCGGCGGCGGCCCCCGCCCCGCCCGCCCGGGGCGTCCCGAGGGCGCGGCCGTCCCGCGACGGCCGCGCCGCCGGGCGCCTCGCGCCCTACGCGCGGCTGTTCGCCACGCCCGGCACCCGGGCCTTCGTGCTGCCGGGGCTGCTGGCCCGGCTGCCCGCGGGCATGTTCGGTGTCGCCGCCGTCATCATGCTCACGGCCCACCGCGACTCGTACGCGCTCGCGGGCGCCGTGGTGGCCACGGGGCTCGTGGCCTCCACCGTGTGCGCGCCGCTGATCGCCCGGCTGGTGGACCGGTACGGCCAGGCGCGGGTCGCCGTGCCGGCCGCCGCCGTGACCGCCACGGGACACCTGGGCCTGATCGCGTGCGTGACGCTCGACGCCCCGGTGTGGGGCTGGTTCTGCGCCCAGCTCCTCACGGCCGCGCAGCCCAATCTCGGGGCCATGTCACGCGCCCGGTGGGCCCACCTGCACCGCGGCACGGCGGCCGAGGCGGTCGAGGCCCGCCACACGGCGAACGCGCTCGAACAGGCCATGGACGAACTGTGCTTCATGGGCGGCCCGATGCTGGCCGCCGTGCTGTGCACGGCGCTGTTCCCCGAGGCGGGGACGCTGACGGCGGCGCTGCTGATGCTCGGCGGCACGCTGGCGTTCGCAGCGCGGCGCGAGACCGAACCGCCCGCCGTCCGGCGCGCCGCCCCCGGGCCGCCCCCGCTGCGCACCCGCGGCATACCGCCGCTGCTGGTCACGTTCCTGTGCGTCGGCTCGCTGTTCGGCGCGATGGAGGTGGTGACCGTGGCGTTCGCCGACGAACGCGGCCAGCAGGCGTGGGCGGGCGCGGTGCTCGCGGCGCAGGCCGCCGGGTCCGCGGTCGCGGGACTGCTGTTCGGCCTGCTGCGCCCGCGCGGGGACGCCAGGGCGCGCTTCACGCGGTGCGTGGCGGCCATGGCGGTCCTGATGTCGTTGCTGCCCCTGGCCGCGCGCGCCGAGTCGCTCGCCGTGCTCGCGCCCGTGCTGCTGATCGCCGGGATGGCGACGGCACCGACGATGGTCACCGGCATGACGCTGATCCAGCGGGTGACGCCGGCCGAGCGGCTGAACGAGGGCATGACGCTCGCGGTGGCCGCGCTGCTCGGCGGCATCGCCGTCGGATCCGCGAGCGGCGGCGCGCTCGTGGACGCCCACGGCGCGGTCGCCGCCTACCTCCTGCCCATGTCGGCGGCCTGCCTGGCCGCGTCCGTCGCCGCCGTCACCCGCGGCCGTGCTACAGCGCGTTGA
- a CDS encoding penicillin-binding transpeptidase domain-containing protein, with protein sequence MGGNRARRSALIGGTAVAVVLAVVVVLLVRGGGEDDDRAERAAEEAEAFLDAWAAGDLEAAAGLTDDPEAAASLLDSVRSNMRAESAAFEVSGEPADTDGEDAEDAVTVPFTATFTLPGAGEWSYDSSAVMVPAGGDGGGGGGEEWTVRWGSDLVHPELAEGQTLVLSVEEAERAPVLAADDSELAGPSPVWDISVWPARLTDADAAYEALEGLDAGIDTGALADRVEAAEPDQAVPVITLRDADFQEHADTLRAVEGLQLQEGTRTLPHAARSLVGAVDPDTGSGTAGLQERYDEQLAGTPAAAVVIADRESGAAVTTLHEQEGGEPGEPVRTTLDPRVQQAAETALADLGRDGAIVAVQPSTGHVLASADWPADGFNRALQGQLAPGSTFKVLTAAALLEDGATPDEVLGCPQYVTVDGQRFENQDEFELGPGTTLREAFTSSCNTAFIDNRDRFGHDRMSEVAQAFGIGGTWDVGAATFDGSVPATETQNQLAASLIGQDRVQASPLVMASVAATVAEGAFRQPVLVPDAVEQRYEAEGALSQDTLEALRSMMRDTVTDGSATALNGVPGVPHGKTGTAEFHAEDGELSTNAWIIGYLAERDLAFAVMLEDGGSGGSDAGPLAADFLNAL encoded by the coding sequence ATGGGAGGGAATCGTGCGCGCCGGAGCGCGCTCATCGGAGGCACGGCCGTGGCCGTCGTGCTGGCAGTGGTCGTCGTTCTGCTGGTGCGGGGCGGCGGCGAGGACGACGACCGGGCCGAGCGGGCCGCCGAGGAGGCCGAGGCGTTCCTCGACGCCTGGGCGGCCGGTGATCTGGAGGCCGCGGCCGGGCTGACCGACGATCCCGAGGCCGCCGCGTCGCTGCTCGACTCCGTGCGGAGCAACATGCGGGCCGAGTCCGCGGCCTTCGAGGTCTCGGGCGAGCCCGCGGACACGGACGGTGAGGACGCGGAGGACGCGGTCACGGTGCCCTTCACCGCCACGTTCACGCTGCCGGGCGCGGGGGAGTGGTCCTACGACTCCTCCGCCGTGATGGTCCCAGCCGGCGGTGACGGTGGCGGTGGCGGTGGCGAGGAGTGGACCGTGCGCTGGGGGTCCGACCTGGTGCACCCCGAGCTGGCCGAGGGGCAGACGCTGGTGCTGTCGGTCGAGGAGGCGGAACGGGCACCGGTGCTCGCGGCCGACGACAGCGAGCTGGCCGGCCCCTCACCCGTGTGGGACATCAGCGTCTGGCCCGCGCGGCTGACCGATGCGGACGCGGCCTACGAGGCGCTCGAAGGGCTGGACGCCGGCATCGACACCGGCGCGCTCGCCGACCGGGTCGAGGCGGCCGAGCCCGATCAGGCCGTGCCGGTGATCACGCTGCGGGACGCCGACTTCCAGGAGCACGCGGACACCCTCCGCGCCGTGGAGGGGCTCCAGCTCCAGGAGGGCACCCGCACCCTGCCGCACGCCGCCAGGTCCCTGGTCGGCGCCGTCGACCCGGACACCGGCAGCGGCACCGCGGGGCTCCAGGAGCGGTACGACGAGCAGTTGGCCGGCACCCCGGCCGCGGCCGTCGTGATCGCGGACCGCGAGTCGGGCGCGGCCGTCACCACCCTGCACGAGCAGGAGGGCGGCGAGCCGGGCGAGCCGGTGCGCACCACGCTCGACCCGCGGGTGCAGCAGGCCGCCGAGACGGCGCTCGCCGATCTGGGGCGCGACGGCGCGATCGTCGCCGTCCAGCCGTCGACGGGCCACGTCCTGGCGTCGGCCGACTGGCCGGCCGACGGGTTCAACCGCGCGTTGCAAGGGCAGTTGGCGCCCGGCTCCACGTTCAAGGTGCTGACCGCCGCGGCCCTGCTTGAGGACGGCGCGACGCCGGACGAGGTGCTCGGCTGTCCCCAGTACGTGACGGTCGACGGCCAGCGTTTCGAGAACCAGGACGAGTTCGAGCTCGGCCCCGGCACGACCTTGCGCGAGGCGTTCACGTCCTCCTGCAACACCGCGTTCATCGACAACCGCGACCGGTTCGGGCACGACAGGATGAGCGAGGTCGCGCAGGCGTTCGGCATAGGCGGCACGTGGGACGTCGGTGCCGCGACCTTCGACGGCAGCGTGCCCGCCACCGAGACGCAGAACCAGCTGGCCGCCTCCCTCATCGGGCAGGACCGGGTGCAGGCCAGCCCGCTGGTGATGGCGTCCGTCGCGGCCACCGTCGCGGAGGGCGCGTTCCGGCAGCCGGTGCTGGTGCCCGACGCGGTGGAGCAGCGGTACGAGGCCGAGGGCGCGCTGAGCCAGGACACGCTGGAGGCGCTGCGGTCGATGATGCGGGACACCGTCACGGACGGCTCGGCCACCGCGCTGAACGGGGTGCCCGGCGTTCCGCACGGCAAGACCGGCACGGCCGAGTTCCACGCGGAGGACGGCGAACTGTCCACGAACGCCTGGATCATCGGCTACCTGGCCGAACGGGACCTGGCCTTCGCGGTGATGCTGGAGGACGGCGGCTCGGGCGGCTCGGACGCAGGACCGCTCGCCGCCGACTTCCTCAACGCGCTGTAG